The Lysobacter sp. genome includes a window with the following:
- the maiA gene encoding maleylacetoacetate isomerase: protein MTEGLRLYGYWRSSAAYRVRIGLNLKGLAYESVPVHLIRDGGEQHLPPFAQTNPQKLIPVFQHGERLIRQSLAILEYIDEVWSDAPLLLPAPARGRARVRSLSLMVACDIHPLNNLRVLQYLEREWHAPQPERDEWVRHWIREGFDAFEALLADDPATGTFCEGDQPTIADCCLIPQAYNARRFAVDLAPYPTIRRIEEACLALPAFDAARPERQADAPAI from the coding sequence ATGACCGAAGGTTTGCGGTTGTACGGCTACTGGCGCTCGAGTGCCGCTTATCGGGTGCGGATCGGCCTGAATCTGAAAGGGCTGGCTTACGAATCGGTGCCGGTGCATCTGATCCGCGACGGCGGCGAGCAGCATCTGCCGCCCTTCGCGCAGACCAATCCGCAGAAACTGATCCCGGTGTTTCAGCATGGCGAGCGATTGATCCGCCAGTCGCTGGCGATCCTCGAATACATCGACGAAGTCTGGTCGGATGCGCCGTTGCTGCTGCCCGCGCCCGCGCGCGGGCGCGCCCGCGTGCGCTCGTTGTCGCTGATGGTGGCCTGCGATATCCACCCGTTGAACAATCTGCGCGTGCTGCAGTACCTCGAACGCGAATGGCATGCACCACAGCCCGAGCGCGACGAATGGGTGCGGCACTGGATCCGTGAGGGTTTCGATGCGTTCGAGGCGCTGCTTGCAGACGATCCGGCCACCGGTACGTTCTGCGAAGGCGATCAGCCGACCATCGCCGACTGCTGCCTGATCCCGCAGGCCTACAACGCCCGACGCTTCGCCGTGGATCTGGCGCCGTACCCGACGATCCGGCGGATCGAGGAGGCCTGCCTGGCGCTGCCGGCGTTCGACGCCGCAAGACCGGAACGACAGGCGGACGCCCCGGCGATCTGA
- a CDS encoding hemerythrin domain-containing protein, producing MLDFFRKLFGGGQGPRSQALPQGVPPVEQRRAGFGIAYDAGLVPALKRDHADLVKLYGAIGEHAQQGDFQQVPQMLMAFKVHLEGHLIAENVRFYNYVENAMQGDSESTALVRSFRREMNAIARGVVDFVKKYQLSTFDQQAREEFMADYKTVYGLLAQRIEREEASLYPLYSLT from the coding sequence GTGCTCGATTTTTTCAGGAAGTTGTTTGGGGGTGGGCAGGGACCGAGATCGCAGGCATTGCCGCAAGGCGTCCCGCCCGTGGAACAGCGCCGTGCCGGTTTCGGCATTGCATACGACGCCGGATTGGTGCCCGCGCTGAAACGCGATCACGCCGATCTGGTCAAACTTTACGGCGCGATCGGAGAACACGCGCAGCAGGGCGATTTCCAGCAGGTTCCGCAAATGCTCATGGCGTTCAAGGTGCACCTTGAGGGGCACCTGATCGCAGAGAATGTCCGTTTCTACAATTACGTGGAAAACGCGATGCAGGGCGATTCCGAAAGCACCGCACTGGTGCGCAGCTTTCGTCGCGAGATGAATGCGATCGCGCGCGGTGTCGTCGATTTCGTGAAGAAATATCAGCTCAGCACTTTCGATCAGCAGGCCCGCGAGGAATTCATGGCGGATTACAAGACGGTCTATGGACTGTTGGCGCAGCGTATCGAGCGTGAAGAGGCCAGCCTCTACCCGCTCTACTCGCTGACTTGA
- a CDS encoding FAA hydrolase family protein — MKLGSLKEGGRDGTLIVVSRDLGRAVRADGIAPTLQRALEDWSNIAPRLNALSEALNMGGAEGAFDLDMALLASPLPRAYEFVDGSAYLPHVVRVRRARGAEVPESFYADPLMYQAVSAGFYGPRDPVRVPSEDYGIDLEAEVVIVTDDVPMAVTPEQAAGHIQLIGLVNDVSLRNLIPNELAKGFGFLQSKPRSALSPVFVTPDELGDAWQGSKVHLPLLTHINGIWFGAPEAGVDMQFDFAQLVAHAAKTRPLSAGTIVGSGTVANEDTSLGASCFAEKRTVETLETGKPITPFMQYGDTVRIEMRSRDGDDIFGAIEQRIERPAA; from the coding sequence ATGAAGCTTGGCAGTCTGAAAGAAGGTGGGCGGGACGGTACGTTGATCGTGGTTTCGCGCGATCTCGGGCGCGCCGTGCGCGCCGATGGCATCGCTCCGACGTTGCAGCGCGCCCTGGAAGACTGGTCGAACATCGCACCGCGTCTGAATGCGCTGTCAGAAGCATTGAACATGGGCGGCGCCGAAGGCGCATTCGATCTGGACATGGCATTGCTGGCATCGCCGCTGCCGCGCGCCTACGAATTCGTCGATGGCAGCGCCTACCTGCCGCACGTCGTGCGCGTGCGCCGTGCGCGCGGTGCCGAGGTGCCGGAAAGCTTCTATGCCGACCCGCTGATGTATCAGGCGGTCAGCGCCGGCTTCTATGGCCCGCGCGACCCGGTGCGGGTGCCGAGCGAGGACTACGGCATCGATCTGGAAGCCGAGGTCGTGATCGTCACCGACGACGTGCCGATGGCGGTGACGCCGGAGCAGGCGGCCGGCCACATCCAGCTGATCGGTCTGGTCAACGATGTGTCGCTGCGCAATCTGATTCCGAACGAATTGGCGAAGGGTTTCGGCTTCCTGCAGTCCAAGCCGCGCTCCGCGCTGTCGCCGGTATTCGTCACGCCCGACGAACTGGGCGACGCCTGGCAGGGCAGCAAGGTGCATCTGCCGCTGCTGACCCACATCAATGGCATCTGGTTCGGTGCCCCGGAAGCGGGCGTCGACATGCAGTTCGACTTCGCGCAGCTCGTAGCGCATGCCGCCAAGACCCGTCCGCTGTCCGCCGGCACCATCGTCGGTTCGGGCACGGTCGCCAACGAGGACACCTCGCTGGGGGCGTCCTGCTTCGCCGAGAAGCGCACGGTCGAGACCCTGGAAACCGGCAAGCCGATCACGCCCTTCATGCAATACGGAGACACGGTTCGGATCGAGATGCGCAGCCGCGATGGCGACGACATCTTCGGCGCGATCGAACAACGGATCGAACGCCCGGCAGCGTGA
- a CDS encoding NADAR family protein, whose translation MDVAALRGRIAAGERFAYLCFWGHRPRADDAPSAACFSQWFPAAFTIDAVRYATAEHWMMAEKARLFDDDRALAQVLANADPAAAKAAGRAVRSFDEATWLRHRFDIVVRGNRAKFEQHPPLRDFLLATGDRILVEASPVDPVWGIGLVAGDSRAQDPMHWQGLNLLGFALMAVRDALGERA comes from the coding sequence ATGGATGTGGCAGCGCTACGCGGGCGGATCGCCGCTGGCGAACGCTTCGCCTATCTCTGTTTCTGGGGCCATCGCCCGCGTGCCGATGACGCGCCATCGGCCGCGTGCTTCAGTCAGTGGTTCCCCGCCGCCTTCACGATCGACGCTGTCCGTTACGCCACCGCCGAGCACTGGATGATGGCGGAGAAGGCGCGCCTGTTCGACGATGATCGGGCGCTGGCGCAGGTGCTTGCGAACGCCGACCCCGCTGCGGCGAAGGCGGCCGGTCGCGCCGTCCGCAGCTTCGACGAGGCGACTTGGCTTCGTCACCGCTTCGACATCGTGGTGCGCGGCAATCGCGCCAAGTTCGAGCAGCATCCGCCGTTGCGCGACTTTCTGCTCGCCACCGGCGATCGGATTCTGGTCGAAGCCAGCCCGGTCGACCCGGTCTGGGGCATCGGGCTTGTCGCCGGGGACTCCCGCGCGCAAGATCCGATGCATTGGCAGGGACTCAACCTGCTCGGATTCGCGCTGATGGCGGTCCGCGACGCGCTTGGAGAACGGGCATGA
- a CDS encoding 2OG-Fe dioxygenase family protein produces MVVTFPAPFTSPDMVVDALRRSGYAALGAGDVARLCGVPLDALQALAPSWNDLPPDDYLRDGGRYRQRRHACFVVGADGCVQAPHRAHYQPLDYNALHGGIQRWFAPMAPGTIASPAWPQLLQALGGCLRQLRRIDPWYVEAHQFRIDTTDGIGRPTPEGAHRDGVDFVAVFLVGRHAIRGGETRVFDADGPDGQRFTLTEPWSLLLLDDTRMIHETTPIQPQSGATGGYRDTLVLTYRAGGFQSEA; encoded by the coding sequence ATGGTCGTCACCTTCCCCGCGCCGTTCACTTCACCCGACATGGTCGTCGATGCGCTGCGCCGCAGCGGCTACGCGGCACTCGGCGCGGGCGATGTCGCGAGGCTCTGCGGCGTGCCTCTCGATGCGTTGCAGGCGCTGGCGCCGAGCTGGAACGACCTGCCGCCCGACGACTATCTGCGCGACGGCGGGCGTTACCGCCAACGGCGACATGCCTGCTTCGTGGTCGGTGCCGATGGCTGCGTGCAGGCGCCGCATCGTGCCCACTATCAGCCGCTTGACTACAACGCGTTGCATGGCGGCATTCAACGCTGGTTCGCGCCGATGGCGCCCGGGACCATCGCCTCGCCCGCCTGGCCGCAGTTGCTGCAGGCGCTGGGCGGGTGTCTGCGCCAGCTGCGCCGGATCGATCCCTGGTATGTGGAAGCGCATCAGTTCCGGATCGACACCACCGACGGCATCGGCCGGCCGACGCCCGAGGGCGCGCATCGCGACGGCGTCGATTTCGTTGCGGTGTTTCTCGTCGGCAGGCATGCGATTCGCGGTGGCGAGACCCGGGTGTTCGATGCCGATGGCCCGGATGGACAGCGCTTCACGCTGACCGAGCCGTGGAGTCTGCTGTTGCTCGATGATACCCGGATGATCCACGAGACCACGCCGATCCAGCCGCAGTCCGGTGCGACCGGCGGCTATCGCGACACCCTTGTGCTGACCTATCGGGCCGGAGGCTTCCAGTCGGAAGCCTGA
- a CDS encoding LuxR family transcriptional regulator yields the protein MSSRMRIDLDRLRAFEEAPSTEALTVEIDRVVKPLGIDYWFYAVDLPLVNDHPNQLRIGTYPEAWVTHYFAVDYISIDPIISHCHDHAIPLAWDEAQFHHRRIVDPHLQKIRHMFGEAREFGLRSGVSVPLHGPGVSWGLMSYASRHLPAAEYEAILPELHLLAHFVHEAARQFVRSKTPSRLPALTKRERECLSWAAEGKTSWEIGQLLNISERTSIFHLQNATHKLGVSGRQAAIARAVSLGLIISLRN from the coding sequence ATGTCAAGCAGGATGCGAATCGATCTCGACCGGTTGCGTGCGTTCGAAGAGGCGCCGAGCACCGAGGCGTTGACCGTAGAGATCGATCGCGTGGTCAAGCCGCTCGGCATCGATTACTGGTTCTATGCGGTGGATCTGCCGCTGGTCAACGACCATCCGAATCAATTGCGCATCGGCACGTACCCGGAAGCTTGGGTGACCCACTACTTCGCGGTGGATTACATCAGCATCGACCCGATCATCAGCCACTGCCACGACCATGCCATCCCGCTCGCATGGGACGAGGCGCAGTTCCATCACCGCAGGATCGTCGACCCGCATCTGCAGAAGATCCGCCACATGTTCGGCGAAGCGCGCGAATTCGGACTCCGCAGCGGCGTCAGCGTGCCGCTGCATGGCCCCGGAGTCTCATGGGGACTCATGTCCTACGCATCCCGCCACCTGCCCGCCGCCGAATACGAAGCGATCCTGCCCGAATTGCACCTGCTTGCGCATTTCGTGCATGAAGCCGCGCGTCAATTCGTGCGCTCCAAGACCCCGTCGCGGTTGCCGGCACTGACCAAACGCGAGCGCGAGTGCCTCTCCTGGGCGGCCGAAGGCAAGACCAGTTGGGAGATCGGCCAACTGCTCAATATCAGTGAGCGCACATCGATCTTCCATCTCCAGAACGCCACCCACAAATTGGGTGTCAGTGGCCGCCAGGCCGCCATCGCCCGCGCAGTGTCGCTGGGCTTGATCATTTCGCTGCGGAATTGA
- a CDS encoding YdcH family protein yields the protein MFEGQSQTELEALMKANTEFRQLYHRHKELDKQVLDAELGVLPIDDTRLVQMKREKLAAKDRLTRMYDALHH from the coding sequence ATGTTCGAAGGGCAATCCCAGACCGAGCTCGAAGCCTTGATGAAGGCGAATACCGAATTCCGTCAGCTCTATCATCGCCACAAGGAACTCGACAAACAGGTGCTGGATGCCGAGCTCGGCGTATTACCGATCGACGACACCCGGCTTGTGCAGATGAAACGCGAGAAGCTCGCCGCGAAGGATCGCCTCACCCGGATGTACGACGCACTGCATCACTGA
- a CDS encoding pyridoxal-phosphate dependent enzyme, which yields MSNLPSVRESSVHDSVLDLIADTPIVRAQRLDTGVCTLYLKLECQNPGGSIKDRIGLRMIEAAEQRGDIQPGATLVEGTAGNTGIGLALVAQQKGYRLILVVPDKMSREKIFNLKAMGAEVVLTRSDVAKGHPDYYQDMAARIAGETPGAYFINQFGNPDNPAAHQFVTGPEILSQMHGVGGLDAIVFGCGSSGTMTGLSRCFAEQSPHTELILADPVGSILAEYINDGRLNEKSGSWMVEGIGEDFLPDISDFSRVKKAYAVTDKESFLAARELLRSEGVLGGSSTGTLLTAALKYCREQTTPKNVLVFVCDTGNKYLSKQYNDYWMLDNGFLEREQHGDLRDLILRPYTRRDTVVVGPNDLLVTAYQRMKLYEISQLPVMDGERIVGILDESDVLLHVYGDEARFRDPASTAMVSKLDKLDVRSPVEALLPVFDRGHVAIVMDGERFLGLITRIDLLNYLRRRVQ from the coding sequence ATGTCGAATCTTCCCTCGGTCCGTGAATCTTCCGTCCACGACTCTGTTCTCGACCTGATCGCCGACACGCCGATCGTTCGCGCCCAACGTCTCGACACCGGCGTCTGCACGCTGTATCTGAAGCTCGAATGCCAGAATCCCGGCGGATCGATCAAGGACCGCATCGGCCTGCGCATGATCGAAGCCGCCGAGCAGCGCGGCGACATCCAGCCCGGCGCCACCCTGGTCGAAGGCACCGCCGGCAACACCGGGATCGGTTTGGCGCTGGTCGCCCAGCAGAAGGGCTATCGGCTGATTCTCGTCGTCCCCGACAAGATGAGCCGCGAGAAGATCTTCAACCTCAAGGCGATGGGCGCCGAGGTCGTGCTGACCCGTTCGGACGTGGCCAAGGGGCACCCGGACTACTATCAGGACATGGCGGCACGGATCGCCGGTGAAACCCCGGGCGCCTACTTCATCAACCAGTTCGGCAATCCGGACAACCCCGCGGCACACCAGTTCGTCACCGGCCCCGAGATCCTGTCGCAGATGCATGGCGTCGGTGGCCTGGACGCGATCGTGTTCGGCTGCGGCAGCTCCGGCACCATGACCGGCCTGTCCCGCTGTTTCGCCGAGCAATCGCCGCATACCGAGTTGATCCTGGCCGATCCTGTCGGCTCGATCCTGGCCGAATACATCAACGACGGCCGCCTCAACGAGAAGTCAGGCAGTTGGATGGTCGAAGGCATCGGCGAGGACTTCCTGCCCGATATCTCCGATTTCAGCCGGGTCAAGAAGGCTTACGCCGTCACCGACAAGGAAAGCTTCCTCGCCGCCCGCGAACTGCTGCGTTCCGAAGGCGTTCTGGGTGGTTCTTCGACCGGCACCCTGCTGACCGCCGCATTGAAATACTGCCGCGAACAGACCACGCCGAAGAACGTGCTGGTGTTCGTCTGCGACACCGGCAACAAATACCTTTCCAAGCAGTACAACGACTACTGGATGCTCGACAACGGTTTTCTGGAGCGCGAACAGCACGGCGACCTGCGCGATCTCATCCTGCGCCCATATACCCGCCGCGACACGGTGGTGGTCGGCCCCAACGATCTGCTGGTGACCGCCTACCAACGCATGAAGCTGTACGAGATTTCGCAATTGCCGGTCATGGACGGCGAGCGGATCGTCGGCATCCTCGACGAGAGCGATGTGCTGCTGCACGTCTACGGCGACGAAGCCCGGTTCCGCGACCCGGCCTCGACCGCCATGGTCAGCAAGCTCGACAAGCTCGACGTGCGCTCCCCGGTCGAGGCGCTGCTGCCGGTGTTCGACCGGGGCCACGTCGCCATCGTCATGGACGGCGAGCGCTTCCTGGGGCTGATCACCCGGATCGATTTGCTGAACTATCTGCGCCGACGCGTTCAGTAA
- a CDS encoding DUF4398 domain-containing protein, with the protein MTPSFAQMSRIPQHPHALRHGAAAISLVIALTFPFVASARTPVPTQDLETAQAAILRAEAADADQYAGEALLRAKNALSQAQAAVTARKPADAIGLAQLAAAEADYAQARSREASLQSELARRRAEIVELRQRLGIEAAP; encoded by the coding sequence ATGACTCCAAGCTTCGCACAAATGTCGCGCATCCCGCAGCACCCTCATGCGCTGCGTCACGGTGCTGCGGCGATCTCGCTTGTGATCGCGCTCACGTTTCCGTTCGTCGCCTCTGCGCGGACTCCGGTGCCGACCCAGGATCTGGAGACCGCCCAGGCCGCGATCCTGCGGGCTGAAGCCGCGGATGCCGATCAGTATGCAGGTGAGGCCCTGCTGCGCGCGAAGAACGCCTTGAGCCAAGCGCAGGCGGCGGTGACCGCGCGCAAGCCTGCCGATGCCATCGGTCTGGCCCAGTTGGCCGCCGCCGAAGCAGACTATGCCCAGGCGCGCAGTCGGGAAGCATCGTTACAGAGCGAGCTGGCCCGCCGTCGCGCTGAAATCGTCGAACTGCGCCAGCGTCTGGGCATCGAGGCTGCGCCGTGA
- the rpsI gene encoding 30S ribosomal protein S9, with the protein MATQQNYGTGRRKSSIARVFLRKGTGTITVNDRPIDEFFGRETARMIVRQPLVLTKTNEQFDIVATTTGGGTTGQAGAIRLGIARALVEYDETLKSELRKAGFMTRDAREVERKKVGLHKARRASQFSKR; encoded by the coding sequence ATGGCTACTCAGCAGAATTACGGCACCGGCCGTCGCAAATCCTCTATCGCCCGCGTGTTCCTGCGCAAGGGTACCGGCACCATCACGGTCAATGACCGTCCCATCGACGAGTTCTTCGGCCGTGAAACCGCGCGCATGATCGTGCGTCAGCCGCTTGTGCTGACCAAGACCAACGAGCAGTTCGATATCGTCGCCACCACGACCGGGGGCGGCACCACCGGCCAGGCCGGCGCGATCCGTCTCGGCATCGCCCGCGCGCTGGTCGAGTACGACGAGACCTTGAAGTCGGAGCTGCGCAAAGCCGGCTTCATGACCCGCGACGCCCGTGAGGTCGAGCGCAAAAAGGTCGGCCTGCACAAAGCCCGTCGCGCAAGCCAGTTCTCGAAGCGCTGA
- a CDS encoding DUF3050 domain-containing protein translates to MRRLRHELETHPVFAEIAHAEALQSFMQVHVFAVWDFMSLAKRLQRDLTCVELPWVPPSDPVAARLINDIVLAEESDVDAQGNPASHLDLYLTAMHDVGASTAQFDHFMRELRGGASLADALAAAEVPQFVRDFVQHTIGTCMRGSLLEVMASFFYGRENVIPDMFQSLLDHWGLSEAQAPGFVYYLQRHIELDGDTHGPAACRLINAELERNADGLSNTREAARQALLARRALWDGTAAQLRERFAPERAAPARKPSLVVAA, encoded by the coding sequence ATGCGCCGACTCCGCCACGAGTTGGAAACGCATCCGGTATTCGCTGAAATCGCGCATGCCGAAGCGCTTCAGAGCTTCATGCAGGTGCATGTGTTCGCCGTATGGGATTTCATGTCGCTGGCCAAGCGACTGCAGCGTGACCTGACCTGCGTGGAACTGCCATGGGTGCCGCCGAGCGATCCGGTTGCGGCTCGGCTCATCAACGATATCGTGCTTGCCGAAGAAAGCGATGTCGACGCCCAGGGCAACCCCGCCAGCCATCTCGATCTGTATCTGACCGCGATGCACGATGTCGGCGCCTCGACCGCGCAGTTCGATCATTTCATGCGCGAACTTCGCGGAGGTGCGTCGCTGGCCGATGCGCTTGCCGCAGCCGAGGTCCCGCAATTCGTACGTGATTTCGTCCAGCACACGATCGGCACCTGCATGCGCGGCAGTCTCCTGGAGGTGATGGCGAGTTTCTTCTACGGTCGCGAGAACGTCATCCCGGACATGTTCCAGAGCCTCCTCGACCATTGGGGGTTGAGCGAGGCGCAAGCGCCTGGCTTCGTGTACTACCTGCAGCGTCATATCGAGCTGGATGGCGACACCCACGGCCCGGCCGCGTGCCGGTTGATCAATGCCGAGCTCGAGCGTAACGCCGACGGGTTGTCGAACACGCGGGAAGCGGCGCGGCAGGCGTTGCTGGCCCGGCGTGCGCTGTGGGACGGAACTGCGGCGCAACTGCGCGAACGCTTCGCCCCGGAACGGGCGGCGCCTGCCAGAAAGCCGTCTCTCGTCGTCGCGGCCTGA
- a CDS encoding PilT/PilU family type 4a pilus ATPase: MDIGYFLKLMTDKNASDMFLTTGAPVHIKVEGKLYPLGNTGLPPGMVKKIAYSLMDEGQVPDFERDLELNMALSLADAGRFRVNVFKQRGEVGMVIRAIRSVIPSIEELQLPQVLKNIIMAPRGLVLIVGSTGSGKSTTLASMIDYRNTTAAGHILTIEDPIEYLHRHKKSLVNQREVGLDTHAFHNALKNAMREAPDVILIGEILDATTMEAAIAFAETGHLCLATLHSNNADQTIERILNFFPESAHKNVLMNLALNLKAVVSQRLVVGADGRRLPAAEVLINTPMVRDLLRRGQIHEIKSAMEESLEQGMESFDQCLFRLHKDGRISMEEALRAADSRDGLALKFRLSEGSGGSEHDPYAVAFEGGDTGSSFSH; the protein is encoded by the coding sequence ATGGACATCGGCTATTTCCTGAAGCTGATGACGGATAAAAACGCCTCCGACATGTTCCTGACCACCGGCGCGCCGGTGCACATCAAGGTCGAAGGCAAGCTGTATCCGCTCGGCAATACCGGCCTGCCGCCGGGCATGGTCAAGAAGATCGCCTATTCGCTGATGGACGAAGGCCAGGTGCCGGATTTCGAACGCGATCTGGAGCTGAACATGGCGCTGTCGCTGGCCGATGCCGGTCGGTTCCGCGTCAATGTATTCAAACAGCGCGGCGAAGTGGGCATGGTGATCCGCGCGATCCGCAGCGTGATCCCCAGCATCGAGGAGCTGCAACTGCCGCAGGTGCTGAAGAACATCATCATGGCGCCGCGCGGACTGGTGCTGATCGTCGGCTCTACCGGTTCGGGCAAGTCGACCACGCTGGCATCGATGATCGACTACCGCAACACCACTGCCGCCGGCCACATCCTCACCATCGAGGATCCTATCGAATACCTGCACCGGCACAAGAAGTCGCTGGTCAACCAGCGCGAAGTCGGCTTGGACACCCATGCCTTCCACAACGCGCTGAAGAACGCGATGCGCGAGGCGCCGGATGTGATCCTGATCGGCGAAATCCTCGACGCCACCACGATGGAAGCCGCGATCGCCTTCGCCGAAACCGGACATCTCTGTCTCGCGACGTTGCACTCCAACAACGCCGACCAGACCATCGAACGCATCCTGAACTTCTTCCCGGAAAGCGCGCACAAGAACGTGCTGATGAACCTGGCCCTGAACCTCAAGGCCGTGGTCAGCCAACGCCTGGTCGTAGGTGCGGACGGGCGCCGCCTGCCTGCGGCCGAAGTGCTGATCAACACGCCGATGGTCCGCGACCTGCTGCGTCGCGGGCAGATACACGAGATCAAATCCGCGATGGAGGAGTCGCTCGAACAAGGCATGGAATCGTTCGACCAGTGCCTGTTCCGGCTGCACAAGGATGGCCGCATCAGCATGGAGGAAGCGCTGCGCGCCGCCGACTCCCGCGATGGCCTCGCGCTGAAATTCCGCCTGTCCGAAGGCAGCGGCGGCAGCGAGCACGACCCGTATGCGGTGGCGTTCGAAGGCGGCGACACCGGCTCTTCGTTCTCGCACTGA